One genomic segment of Ignavibacteriota bacterium includes these proteins:
- a CDS encoding HDIG domain-containing protein has translation MVKIFSKDSISRIKKSRRIRISIILVGAVLIALMFPRGEALEFDVAVGSIWIQDDLIATMPFEILKDPETYRIEKLKASESVLPVFEIDRNIQKSVSDSIIIFNKRLLSEIDKQIEQNIDGKNIGFLSIESFNKIKEIRKYENSLSVSYPITTAKLFSNIINITEEVYRKDFFNLNYSEIEKDTIALRDGKFENLIPKGKILDRNANDRRLNSLISSTLPDDPALMAIYFEYSQYFFKPSVRFSKELSELEIKIAQDRVSRNVGIVEEDERIVAKHNRITPDIKLKIDSYRIARGEERGFWSKLLQGIGKVLHVLVIITLFSVYIFLFRPKIFNDNSKVFLITVIIVLISFIAFLINQINVNAPIELLILVPVVSMLVTIFFDSRIGFYATIVIALIVGGLRGNDYSLTVMNVVAGGLAAYTVRDIKNRNQIFRSFLFILLGYMVSILAFGLERFAPWEEIAVQIGFAASNALFSPVLTYGLIIFFEKLFKITTDITLLELTDFNNPLLKELARNAQGTFNHSLTMGNMVESAAAEIGANPLLVRVGALYHDIGKSQNPSAFVENQIDNYNIHDQLTTEQSAQMIIEHVTQGVTMAQEYNLPQEIIEFITTHHGTLLVSFFYDKAAEEKGIENVDVNKYRYPGPKPTKKETALLMLADACESAVRAMAEPTPEKIENIVSNIISSRLKDEQLEESPLTFSDLTKIRKSFYATLVALHHKRIRYPKQDEMENEIKEDSDQ, from the coding sequence ATGGTTAAAATATTTAGCAAAGATTCTATTAGCAGAATTAAGAAAAGCAGAAGAATAAGAATATCTATTATCTTAGTTGGAGCTGTTCTAATTGCGCTTATGTTTCCAAGGGGCGAAGCTCTTGAATTCGATGTAGCTGTTGGATCAATATGGATTCAAGATGATTTAATTGCCACTATGCCATTCGAAATATTGAAAGATCCGGAAACTTATCGAATTGAAAAATTGAAAGCTTCGGAAAGTGTTTTACCGGTTTTTGAAATTGATCGAAATATTCAGAAAAGTGTTTCGGATTCAATTATAATATTTAATAAAAGACTTCTTTCAGAAATTGATAAACAAATTGAGCAAAATATTGACGGAAAAAATATTGGTTTTCTGAGCATTGAAAGTTTTAATAAAATTAAGGAAATCAGAAAATACGAAAATTCACTTTCTGTAAGTTATCCAATTACAACTGCAAAATTATTTTCAAATATCATAAATATTACGGAAGAAGTTTATAGAAAAGATTTTTTTAATTTGAATTATAGTGAAATTGAAAAAGATACAATTGCCTTAAGAGACGGAAAATTTGAGAACTTAATTCCTAAAGGAAAAATTTTAGATAGAAATGCAAACGATAGAAGATTAAATAGCTTAATTAGTTCAACTCTTCCGGATGATCCCGCTTTAATGGCAATTTATTTTGAATATTCTCAATACTTTTTTAAACCTTCGGTGAGATTTAGCAAGGAGCTTTCTGAGCTTGAAATAAAAATAGCTCAAGATAGAGTATCAAGAAATGTTGGAATTGTTGAGGAAGATGAACGAATAGTTGCAAAGCACAATAGAATTACTCCAGATATAAAACTTAAAATTGATTCATATAGAATTGCAAGAGGTGAAGAAAGAGGATTTTGGTCAAAACTACTTCAAGGAATTGGAAAAGTTTTACACGTATTGGTAATTATAACTTTATTTAGTGTTTATATTTTCTTATTCAGACCCAAAATTTTTAATGATAATTCTAAAGTATTTTTAATCACAGTAATTATAGTTTTAATAAGTTTCATTGCGTTTCTCATAAATCAAATAAACGTAAATGCTCCAATTGAATTATTAATTTTAGTTCCCGTTGTATCAATGCTTGTAACTATTTTCTTTGATTCGCGCATTGGATTTTATGCAACAATAGTAATAGCATTAATTGTTGGAGGATTGAGAGGCAATGATTATTCTTTAACCGTTATGAATGTAGTAGCCGGCGGTTTAGCGGCATATACAGTTAGAGATATAAAAAATCGAAATCAAATTTTCCGATCGTTCCTATTTATTTTATTAGGTTATATGGTAAGCATTCTTGCTTTTGGATTGGAAAGATTTGCACCTTGGGAAGAAATTGCCGTGCAGATTGGATTTGCGGCTTCTAACGCTTTGTTTAGTCCGGTTTTAACTTACGGATTAATTATTTTCTTTGAAAAATTATTTAAAATTACAACTGACATAACTTTACTTGAGTTAACTGATTTTAATAATCCGCTTTTAAAAGAATTAGCAAGAAATGCACAAGGAACTTTTAATCATTCTTTAACAATGGGAAATATGGTAGAAAGTGCCGCAGCAGAAATTGGAGCAAACCCTTTGCTCGTAAGAGTTGGAGCTTTGTATCATGATATTGGGAAATCACAAAATCCAAGTGCGTTTGTAGAAAATCAAATTGATAATTATAATATTCACGATCAGCTTACCACAGAACAAAGTGCCCAAATGATAATTGAGCATGTCACGCAAGGCGTTACAATGGCTCAAGAATATAATTTACCTCAAGAAATAATTGAATTTATTACTACTCACCATGGAACATTATTGGTTTCTTTTTTCTATGATAAAGCTGCTGAGGAAAAGGGGATTGAAAATGTTGATGTAAACAAATATCGTTATCCGGGACCAAAGCCAACGAAAAAGGAAACTGCTCTATTAATGCTTGCTGATGCTTGCGAATCTGCAGTAAGAGCAATGGCAGAACCAACACCGGAAAAAATTGAAAATATTGTTTCAAATATAATTAGCAGCAGACTAAAAGATGAACAATTGGAAGAATCTCCTTTAACATTTTCTGATTTGACAAAAATTAGAAAATCTTTTTACGCAACTTTGGTGGCTTTACATCATAAAAGAATTCGTTATCCTAAACAAGATGAAATGGAAAACGAAATTAAGGAAGACTCAGATCAGTAA
- a CDS encoding HAD family hydrolase, whose product MIDPNRLKKIELVVFDLDGTLLNEYAEIGEKSIELVNELKKFGVKFTFATGRLHNSMIEYAKILNLQTPLISLDGAIIKSYPANEIIFESYIKQKYVKKAIDMADELLLKVALSHDEAIYYTEQNSLIPRLMDKYEAKFEEIESYENLMDKTLEIVITGDYKNSIKLIESKMKFPSAIGLKTSFYKSQDQDGVYFLEIRNKNCSKGDGLLKLLKHLKININNTVVMGDWYNDKSLFQTKALKVAIANAVDEIKKMADFITSKTNVEDGTAEFLEMILRAKNG is encoded by the coding sequence ATGATTGATCCAAACAGATTAAAGAAAATTGAATTAGTTGTTTTTGACCTTGATGGCACTTTGTTAAATGAATATGCTGAAATTGGAGAGAAATCAATTGAGTTGGTAAATGAATTAAAAAAGTTTGGAGTAAAATTTACTTTTGCAACCGGCAGACTTCATAATTCAATGATTGAATATGCAAAAATTTTAAATCTGCAGACTCCATTAATTTCTTTGGATGGAGCAATTATAAAAAGTTATCCGGCAAATGAAATTATTTTTGAATCATACATAAAACAAAAGTATGTAAAAAAAGCAATTGATATGGCGGATGAATTATTATTAAAAGTTGCGTTAAGTCATGATGAAGCAATTTACTATACCGAACAAAATTCTTTAATACCAAGACTTATGGATAAATACGAAGCTAAGTTTGAAGAAATTGAATCTTATGAAAATTTAATGGATAAAACTTTAGAAATTGTAATTACCGGAGATTATAAAAATTCAATAAAATTAATTGAAAGTAAAATGAAGTTTCCGAGTGCGATTGGTTTGAAAACTTCGTTTTATAAATCACAAGATCAAGACGGAGTTTATTTTTTAGAAATCAGAAATAAAAATTGTTCAAAAGGCGATGGATTATTGAAATTGCTGAAACATCTTAAAATAAATATTAACAATACGGTTGTAATGGGCGATTGGTATAATGATAAATCACTTTTTCAAACTAAAGCATTAAAAGTTGCAATTGCTAACGCAGTTGATGAAATAAAAAAAATGGCGGATTTTATTACATCAAAAACAAATGTAGAAGACGGAACCGCAGAATTTTTAGAAATGATTCTTAGAGCTAAAAATGGTTAA
- a CDS encoding sodium/solute symporter (Members of the Solute:Sodium Symporter (SSS), TC 2.A.21 as described in tcdb.org, catalyze solute:Na+ symport. Known solutes for members of the family include sugars, amino acids, nucleosides, inositols, vitamins, urea or anions, depending on the system.) translates to MVDKTFDYVVIVLFLIGVALFGIFKGGKQKTVEDYFLGSKNIPWWAVCFSIVAAETSTLTFISIPGLAYLTNLNFLQVTFGYLIGRIIIAKFFLPSYFKGELNTAYAFLENRFGHKTRSFSSIVFLFTRTAADGVRLFATAIPLKLMLGIDYTSAIIIIAIVTLLYTITGGMKGIIWVDVLLMFIYLGGALLAGYFLLFKFLPDGFTTLINSAQVENKLNIINLNFGNSISEFFNQPYTIFSGIIGGAFLSMASHGTDQLIVQRLLSTKNLKQAQKAIIGSGIVVIIQFVIFLLVGVALYAFYGKLELRSDEIFPKFIIENIPSPFSGIIIAGLFAAAMSTLAGSVSALSSSTMMDLYQPFKKNRNKENDLKVSRIFTIFWTVMLIFAALFFMNSPQTVVELALSIASFTYGGLLGTFMLGLFVKKASQEDALAAFTGGIFIMITVISLKLAAWTWFTLIGVTATILLGTFLSYLSKK, encoded by the coding sequence ATTGTGGATAAAACTTTTGATTATGTTGTAATCGTTCTTTTTTTAATTGGTGTTGCATTATTTGGAATTTTTAAAGGCGGAAAACAAAAAACAGTTGAAGATTATTTTTTGGGTTCAAAAAATATTCCTTGGTGGGCAGTTTGTTTTTCAATTGTTGCCGCAGAAACAAGCACACTTACTTTTATTTCAATTCCCGGTTTAGCTTATTTAACAAATCTGAATTTTTTACAAGTTACTTTTGGATATTTAATAGGAAGAATTATAATTGCAAAATTTTTCCTTCCATCATATTTCAAAGGTGAATTGAATACGGCTTATGCATTTCTCGAAAATAGATTCGGACACAAAACAAGATCATTTTCATCAATTGTTTTTTTGTTTACCAGAACTGCGGCAGATGGCGTTAGACTTTTCGCAACGGCAATTCCATTAAAATTAATGTTAGGAATTGATTACACTTCAGCAATAATTATAATTGCAATTGTTACTTTACTTTACACTATTACTGGCGGAATGAAAGGAATTATTTGGGTTGATGTTTTATTAATGTTTATTTATTTAGGCGGAGCTTTGCTTGCCGGATATTTTTTACTTTTCAAATTTTTACCGGATGGATTTACAACTTTAATTAATTCTGCTCAAGTTGAAAACAAACTTAATATTATTAATCTGAATTTTGGAAATTCGATTTCAGAATTTTTCAATCAGCCTTATACAATATTTAGCGGAATAATCGGCGGCGCATTTTTATCAATGGCTTCACACGGAACAGATCAATTAATTGTGCAAAGATTATTGAGCACAAAAAATTTAAAGCAGGCACAAAAAGCAATCATTGGAAGTGGAATTGTAGTAATTATTCAATTTGTAATTTTCCTTTTAGTTGGCGTAGCTTTATATGCATTTTATGGAAAATTAGAATTAAGATCAGATGAAATTTTCCCAAAATTTATAATTGAAAATATTCCATCGCCATTTTCCGGAATAATTATCGCGGGATTATTTGCTGCGGCAATGTCAACTTTAGCCGGTTCTGTAAGCGCGCTTTCTTCATCCACAATGATGGATCTTTATCAACCTTTTAAGAAAAATAGAAATAAAGAAAACGATTTAAAAGTCTCAAGGATTTTTACAATTTTCTGGACGGTAATGCTAATATTTGCAGCTTTATTTTTTATGAATTCTCCGCAAACAGTTGTTGAACTTGCTTTGAGTATTGCATCATTTACTTATGGCGGATTATTAGGAACTTTTATGTTGGGATTATTTGTTAAAAAAGCCTCGCAAGAAGATGCGCTTGCTGCATTTACCGGAGGAATTTTTATCATGATTACGGTTATTTCATTAAAATTAGCTGCATGGACCTGGTTTACACTTATTGGAGTTACTGCTACCATACTACTTGGAACTTTTTTATCTTACTTAAGTAAAAAATAA
- a CDS encoding STAS domain-containing protein gives MNENVNFEFKKIDDVAIFKLHEKTFDASIAGLVKGELTILLSNEDIQKLVFDLSEIEYCDSSGLSAILLSFRILQTNDGHIRLAAPQKNVRTLIEISQLNRVLPIKETVEEAVNELKAI, from the coding sequence ATGAATGAAAATGTAAACTTTGAGTTTAAGAAAATTGACGATGTTGCAATTTTTAAATTGCACGAAAAAACATTTGATGCATCGATTGCCGGCTTGGTAAAAGGCGAATTAACAATTTTACTTTCAAATGAAGATATACAAAAATTAGTTTTTGATTTATCCGAAATAGAATATTGCGATAGCTCAGGATTAAGCGCAATTTTATTATCGTTTAGAATTCTGCAGACAAATGATGGTCACATTAGATTAGCCGCTCCGCAAAAAAATGTGAGAACTTTAATTGAAATTTCTCAACTAAATCGTGTACTTCCAATAAAAGAAACGGTTGAAGAAGCTGTAAATGAGTTAAAAGCAATTTAG
- the ligA gene encoding NAD-dependent DNA ligase LigA, with amino-acid sequence MANDIQNYIEELRNKIREYDYNYYVLAEPKITDFEYDQLYKELQKLENENPHLITTESPTQRVGSDLTKEFISVTHKTPMLSLANSYNEQELIDFDNRIKNFLKINIDIEYVAELKIDGVSISIIYENGILKSAATRGDGITGEDVTNNVKTIKTVPLKLIQKKEKIPNKFEVRGEVFMEIEEFKKLNEQRESENLKLFANPRNSTAGTLKLQDPKIVASRPLNIFTYYLFSEEQELASQENNLKILKSFGFKVNENFKLCKNINEVIQYCEIWDKKRESLPYETDGVVIKVNDIELQKKLGNVAKSPRWAIAFKFPPKKISTKLLSITWQVGRTGAVTPVAELEPVFLAGSTISRATLHNKDEIERKDIRVGDIVIIEKGGDVIPKISEVDLEKREDGIAKTETPKVCPVCGENLFYPKEEVAIYCVNNFCPAQIKGRIEHFASRGAMDIVGLGESIINIFVDMKLLNSYVDIFKLPGRKNELISIERFGEKSVVNLLNAIEKSKSKPFEKVLFAIGIRFVGAGAAKKLANHFGNIDNLINASNEEIEEVPEIGPKISASVKSFFNNPKNLEIINNLKSAGLNFESENKSQRNSIFENLTFVLTGTLSKFTRDEAKNIIEQNGGKVTSSISNKTDFVLAGENAGSKLDKAQKLNIKIIDEAKFEQMLEN; translated from the coding sequence ATGGCGAATGATATTCAAAATTATATTGAAGAATTAAGAAATAAAATAAGAGAATATGATTACAATTATTATGTTCTCGCAGAACCAAAAATTACTGATTTTGAGTATGACCAACTTTATAAAGAACTTCAAAAATTAGAAAATGAAAACCCTCATTTAATTACTACCGAATCGCCGACACAAAGAGTCGGTTCAGATTTAACAAAAGAATTTATATCGGTTACACATAAAACTCCAATGCTGAGTTTGGCAAATTCTTACAATGAACAAGAACTTATTGATTTTGATAATCGAATAAAAAATTTTTTAAAAATAAATATAGATATTGAATATGTAGCGGAATTAAAAATTGACGGAGTTTCGATAAGCATAATTTATGAAAATGGAATTTTAAAAAGTGCAGCAACTCGCGGTGATGGAATTACCGGTGAAGACGTTACAAATAATGTAAAAACAATAAAAACTGTTCCGTTAAAATTGATTCAGAAAAAAGAGAAAATTCCTAATAAGTTTGAAGTGCGCGGCGAAGTATTTATGGAAATTGAGGAATTTAAAAAGTTAAATGAACAAAGAGAATCTGAAAATTTAAAGCTTTTTGCAAATCCAAGAAATTCTACTGCTGGAACGTTGAAATTGCAAGATCCCAAAATTGTTGCTTCGCGACCATTAAATATTTTTACATATTATTTATTTTCGGAAGAGCAAGAATTAGCAAGCCAAGAAAATAATTTGAAGATTTTGAAATCATTTGGATTTAAAGTAAACGAAAATTTTAAACTTTGTAAAAATATAAATGAAGTTATTCAATATTGTGAAATTTGGGATAAAAAAAGAGAAAGTTTACCTTACGAAACTGACGGCGTTGTAATAAAAGTAAATGATATTGAACTTCAGAAAAAACTGGGGAATGTTGCAAAATCTCCAAGGTGGGCAATAGCTTTTAAATTTCCTCCGAAAAAAATATCAACAAAATTACTTTCTATAACTTGGCAAGTTGGAAGAACCGGTGCTGTTACTCCCGTTGCAGAACTTGAACCGGTTTTTCTTGCTGGTTCAACAATAAGCCGCGCAACTTTACACAACAAAGATGAAATTGAAAGAAAAGATATTCGAGTTGGTGATATTGTAATTATTGAAAAAGGCGGAGATGTAATTCCTAAAATTTCTGAAGTTGATTTGGAAAAACGTGAAGACGGAATTGCCAAAACTGAAACTCCGAAAGTTTGTCCGGTTTGTGGAGAAAATTTATTTTATCCGAAAGAAGAAGTTGCAATTTATTGCGTAAATAATTTTTGTCCCGCGCAAATAAAAGGAAGAATAGAACATTTTGCATCGCGCGGAGCTATGGATATTGTAGGTTTGGGCGAATCAATAATAAATATTTTTGTTGATATGAAATTGCTGAATTCATACGTTGATATTTTTAAACTTCCCGGAAGAAAAAATGAATTAATTTCTATTGAAAGATTCGGTGAAAAAAGTGTGGTGAATTTATTAAATGCAATTGAAAAAAGTAAATCTAAACCTTTTGAAAAAGTTTTATTTGCAATTGGGATAAGATTTGTTGGAGCTGGAGCTGCAAAAAAATTAGCAAATCATTTTGGAAATATTGATAATTTAATAAATGCATCAAATGAAGAAATTGAAGAAGTTCCGGAAATTGGTCCCAAAATCTCAGCAAGTGTGAAAAGTTTTTTCAACAATCCTAAAAATTTGGAAATTATAAATAATCTTAAATCTGCCGGATTAAATTTTGAAAGTGAAAATAAATCGCAAAGAAATAGTATTTTTGAAAACTTAACTTTTGTACTTACAGGAACTCTATCAAAATTTACAAGAGATGAAGCGAAAAATATAATTGAACAAAACGGCGGAAAAGTAACATCATCAATAAGTAACAAAACAGATTTTGTTTTAGCGGGAGAAAATGCCGGCTCAAAATTGGATAAAGCACAGAAATTGAATATTAAAATTATTGACGAAGCAAAATTTGAACAAATGTTAGAGAATTGA
- a CDS encoding helix-turn-helix domain-containing protein, protein MNEMLKKFSEQLKSKREEKKITLDQIHSKTRIDKKFLEAIEDGNFSIMPEVYMKAFLKEYCKSIDLNTDEIVSKFEIAKQGLNFEPTENIESKNIESDKKNESKSVKNEIEKTAEIIHDENSTNVENLKQAPVSKHIEKNYTMYYSLLAIVLILVIFVVYNTFLRDKENSFITEKPFEETLPKTAILDTFVNQDTTSLEISDSAIQDSANQMLQEPIESQIIQTNKSGLELKIVCDDKAWIRAVIDEKDNNEFIITKEMTKIFNAQEQFLLHIGNSGSVKLFLNNKELDFNKAVGKARKLIITKNGIEYLSLKKIVKNGE, encoded by the coding sequence ATGAATGAAATGTTGAAAAAATTTTCTGAACAGCTAAAATCAAAAAGGGAAGAAAAAAAAATAACTCTTGACCAAATTCATTCTAAAACAAGAATAGATAAAAAATTTTTAGAAGCAATTGAAGATGGCAATTTTTCTATTATGCCAGAAGTTTATATGAAGGCATTTTTAAAAGAATATTGCAAATCAATTGATTTAAATACAGATGAAATTGTTTCCAAATTTGAAATAGCAAAACAAGGTTTAAATTTTGAGCCGACTGAAAATATTGAATCGAAAAATATAGAAAGTGATAAGAAAAATGAATCCAAATCCGTAAAGAATGAAATTGAAAAAACTGCGGAAATAATTCATGATGAAAATTCAACAAATGTTGAAAATCTTAAACAGGCACCGGTATCAAAACATATAGAAAAAAATTATACAATGTATTATTCACTTCTTGCAATAGTATTAATACTTGTTATTTTTGTTGTGTATAATACATTTTTAAGAGATAAGGAAAATTCATTCATTACGGAAAAGCCATTTGAGGAAACACTTCCCAAAACTGCAATTCTTGATACTTTTGTTAATCAGGATACAACTTCATTAGAAATTTCAGATAGTGCAATTCAAGATTCAGCAAACCAAATGTTACAAGAACCAATTGAATCTCAGATTATTCAAACAAATAAATCCGGGCTTGAATTAAAAATAGTTTGCGATGATAAAGCTTGGATACGTGCTGTTATTGATGAAAAAGATAATAATGAGTTTATAATTACAAAAGAAATGACAAAAATTTTTAATGCTCAAGAGCAATTTTTATTACACATCGGAAATTCCGGTTCTGTAAAATTATTTTTAAATAATAAGGAATTAGATTTTAATAAAGCTGTTGGAAAAGCAAGAAAATTGATAATTACTAAAAATGGAATTGAATATTTATCTTTGAAGAAAATAGTAAAAAATGGCGAATGA
- the rsmB gene encoding 16S rRNA (cytosine(967)-C(5))-methyltransferase RsmB → MQQVVIGSETNLYAGVRGIAVKLLNRVDRTDAYLEKLLDIEIKNSELSGKDKALLFEIVHGVIRWLGRIDWILNGFYKGQFSKCIPNVKNSMRVALYQILFLDKIPEHAAVNESVEFVKKLQGEKSANLTNAVLRNIIRSKDSIRYPNKEEDIVGYLAAYYSHPTWMVKRWVKRFGEEETKNLLIANNNRPKHTLRINSLKTNIDELKSLLDSVDLKYKNGKYLEEYLELSSLTNISSWEYFQKGYFSIQDESTGFACKALDVKPDMKVLDLCAAPGGKTAFLADEMKNKGEIVAVDKFENRLEILKKNIERLGINNVRTVVKDSLNFDENDFDRVLADVPCSGIGTLTKKPDIKWKKDLGDIRKLNDIQLKLLEKAAASVKIGGIIVYSTCTTEPEENIDIVNKFLSSNNNFELVNLNETFNQEVIDENGCVQTLPNKNNMDGAFVAKILRKF, encoded by the coding sequence ATGCAACAAGTCGTAATTGGCTCCGAAACTAATTTATATGCCGGCGTTAGAGGAATTGCTGTAAAACTTCTAAATAGAGTTGATAGAACCGACGCTTATTTAGAAAAATTGTTAGATATTGAAATAAAAAACTCAGAACTTAGCGGAAAAGATAAAGCATTACTATTTGAAATTGTTCATGGTGTAATTAGATGGCTTGGCAGAATTGACTGGATTTTAAATGGATTTTACAAAGGTCAATTTTCAAAATGTATTCCCAATGTTAAAAACTCAATGAGAGTTGCACTTTATCAAATTTTATTTTTGGATAAAATTCCCGAACACGCAGCTGTAAATGAATCCGTAGAATTTGTTAAAAAACTTCAAGGTGAAAAATCCGCAAATTTAACAAATGCAGTTTTAAGAAATATTATTAGAAGTAAAGACTCAATAAGATATCCAAATAAAGAGGAAGATATTGTAGGATATTTAGCCGCATATTATTCGCATCCAACTTGGATGGTGAAAAGATGGGTAAAAAGATTCGGTGAAGAAGAAACAAAAAATTTATTAATCGCAAATAATAATAGACCCAAACACACTCTTAGAATAAATTCGTTAAAGACAAATATTGATGAATTAAAATCACTTTTAGATTCCGTTGATCTTAAATATAAAAATGGAAAATATTTAGAGGAATATCTTGAGTTATCTTCGTTGACAAATATTAGCAGTTGGGAATATTTTCAGAAAGGATATTTTTCAATACAAGATGAAAGCACCGGTTTTGCATGTAAAGCTTTGGATGTAAAGCCAGATATGAAAGTTCTTGATCTTTGCGCAGCACCCGGTGGGAAAACCGCGTTTCTTGCTGATGAAATGAAAAATAAAGGTGAAATTGTTGCCGTTGATAAATTTGAAAATAGATTGGAAATTTTGAAAAAAAATATTGAAAGATTAGGAATTAATAATGTTAGAACAGTTGTCAAAGATTCCTTAAATTTTGATGAAAATGATTTTGATAGAGTTTTAGCAGATGTTCCTTGCAGCGGAATTGGAACATTAACAAAAAAACCGGATATAAAATGGAAGAAAGATTTAGGTGATATTAGAAAGTTGAATGATATTCAACTTAAACTTCTTGAGAAAGCCGCAGCCTCAGTTAAAATTGGCGGAATAATTGTTTATAGTACGTGCACAACCGAACCGGAAGAAAACATAGACATTGTAAATAAATTTTTATCATCCAATAATAATTTTGAGTTGGTAAACTTAAATGAAACATTTAATCAAGAAGTTATTGATGAAAATGGATGCGTTCAAACATTGCCAAATAAAAATAATATGGATGGAGCATTTGTCGCAAAAATTTTAAGGAAATTCTGA
- the rpmE gene encoding 50S ribosomal protein L31: MKNNIHPNYQNCEVSCVCGNTFTTKSTVDHIKLEICSECHPFFTGKQKLLDSTGRVDRFNKKYGLKK; the protein is encoded by the coding sequence ATGAAAAATAATATTCATCCTAATTATCAAAATTGTGAAGTATCTTGTGTTTGCGGAAATACTTTTACAACAAAATCAACTGTTGATCATATAAAATTGGAAATTTGTTCAGAATGTCATCCATTTTTTACCGGAAAACAGAAATTGTTAGATTCAACCGGTAGAGTTGATAGATTCAACAAAAAATACGGTTTGAAAAAATAA
- a CDS encoding sigma-70 family RNA polymerase sigma factor — protein sequence MDRRLNELTDEELIQEFQENNTLEAYEILVNRFKDPLTNYVYRFLGDKDLCTDIVQDTMIKFYLHKDSYKSFAKFSTWIYTIAGNLARNELKRRKRRMIFSLDNDDDEKKIQVEDTSFVSPERATDSEMKGEIIQKALLKVKPVYREVVILRDIDGLSYEEIAEITELSIGTVKSRINRGRKHLQELLKNIYSG from the coding sequence TTGGATAGAAGACTAAACGAATTAACTGACGAAGAATTAATCCAAGAATTTCAAGAAAATAATACTCTTGAAGCTTATGAAATTTTGGTGAACAGATTTAAAGATCCGTTAACAAACTATGTTTACAGATTTTTGGGCGATAAAGATCTTTGTACCGATATTGTTCAAGATACGATGATTAAATTTTATTTGCATAAAGATTCTTACAAATCGTTTGCAAAATTTTCTACATGGATTTACACAATTGCCGGAAATTTAGCACGTAATGAATTGAAAAGGCGAAAAAGACGAATGATTTTTTCGCTGGATAATGATGATGACGAAAAGAAAATTCAAGTAGAAGATACTTCTTTTGTTTCGCCGGAAAGAGCTACAGACAGCGAAATGAAAGGTGAAATTATTCAAAAAGCTTTATTGAAAGTAAAACCGGTTTATAGAGAAGTTGTAATTTTAAGAGATATTGATGGTTTATCATACGAAGAAATTGCGGAAATTACGGAATTATCGATTGGTACGGTTAAATCAAGAATCAATAGAGGAAGAAAACATCTTCAAGAATTATTAAAAAATATTTACAGTGGGTAA